One Gloeothece verrucosa PCC 7822 DNA window includes the following coding sequences:
- a CDS encoding XDD4 family exosortase-dependent surface protein — MKFLNQPSFVNIIKPALWIAGVALSPVLLAWQTPVQAASISVTGTGTNSVSSNSLSAKATFDDSLNPGKLTITLENLNPVSKPSDVLTGVFWDLTGNPSLSLFSATAPTVINGNNTATNVNLATPKLWGFSSTTVSTGLGGNASPQVTQHYGLGTAGFGITPGFHLSEDGGTQQFNYGIIKSVNADANNPVKKGTFVKDSVTFVLSNLPADFKLNSIKNVRFQYGTDLSEPSLSNTNAPAPSATSREIPEPSTIVGLALFLSGLMLTRQPKSLS, encoded by the coding sequence ATGAAATTTCTCAATCAACCATCGTTTGTTAACATCATTAAACCTGCACTATGGATAGCTGGTGTGGCTTTATCACCTGTACTACTAGCCTGGCAAACTCCTGTACAAGCCGCTTCAATCTCTGTTACAGGGACAGGTACTAACTCAGTTTCTTCCAATTCTTTATCAGCAAAAGCCACCTTTGATGACAGTCTTAACCCAGGAAAGTTAACAATAACCCTGGAAAACTTGAACCCCGTCTCAAAACCGAGTGATGTACTGACAGGGGTTTTTTGGGATCTTACCGGCAATCCTAGCTTATCTTTGTTTTCAGCTACAGCCCCAACGGTCATCAACGGTAATAACACGGCAACCAATGTCAATCTTGCAACCCCCAAGCTATGGGGCTTTTCATCTACTACTGTCTCTACAGGATTGGGTGGCAATGCAAGTCCGCAAGTAACACAGCATTATGGACTAGGAACTGCCGGCTTTGGGATCACTCCAGGGTTTCATCTTTCCGAGGATGGGGGTACTCAGCAATTTAATTACGGCATTATCAAGAGTGTCAATGCTGATGCTAATAACCCAGTGAAAAAAGGAACTTTTGTCAAAGATAGCGTAACCTTCGTTTTATCGAATTTGCCGGCTGACTTTAAACTCAACTCGATTAAAAATGTTCGTTTCCAATATGGAACTGACCTAAGTGAACCGAGTTTATCTAATACTAATGCACCTGCACCCAGCGCGACATCTAGAGAAATTCCTGAACCAAGCACGATAGTAGGTCTAGCCTTGTTTTTAAGTGGATTGATGCTTACCCGTCAACCAAAGTCTCTCTCCTAG